The Saccharomyces cerevisiae S288C chromosome VII, complete sequence genome includes a region encoding these proteins:
- the YRB30 gene encoding Yrb30p (RanGTP-binding protein; inhibits RanGAP1 (Rna1p)-mediated GTP hydrolysis of RanGTP (Gsp1p); shares similarity to proteins in other fungi but not in higher eukaryotes): MDEILAKAGSQAVTFAIKSGISIASTYALKTITNFVVQIPKDDARRIDQLKFKLESRMAIVSSAIDLIKLVAARGNTNLQITLRLTKDLKEEIDRFDEKINEMTQKVEGSRSAKTQNEAIKAVENYIKDLLLRIEEITPFINLSLTTSGANLNSALPYQLSPGLLLKASDFVSENNRKYEKAMKSNEKGTGDKEILKVQVGPTFEVTLFSIFYNLTSENNGQSGIVWKEDMKRAKARIYRLNSTGRKYDYFMKIEQDFNDGRYHEDDDKEDTPQELAIDLNHIKKLFFSVSGKLLRLEEQDSPVLVLKIDRSDDKENESSEGDKGLLDDITWYAVSGYEAIEEDEEEDEEEDEEEGKDGEERKEEEEEENKLEDKDSSITLLEYIIRLTSLQSNDQKSILEVSDERLSIYLNDENTNSRKDRISNSTIEETEKKLKNLKL, translated from the coding sequence ATGGATGAAATTCTTGCCAAAGCAGGTTCACAAGCCGTTACATTTGCTATAAAATCCGGAATATCGATAGCATCCACATATGCGCTAAAGACAATAACGAACTTTGTCGTCCAGATTCCTAAGGATGATGCTAGAAGAATAGATCAACTGAAATTTAAACTGGAAAGCCGCATGGCTATTGTATCCAGTGCAATTGACCTAATAAAGCTGGTAGCGGCGAGGGGAAACACGAATTTGCAAATCACTCTGAGGTTAACCAAGGatttaaaagaagagattGATAGGTTTGATGAGAAGATCAACGAAATGACGCAGAAAGTTGAGGGTTCCAGGAGCGCAAAAACACAGAATGAAGCTATTAAAGCGGTAGAAAACTATATAAAGGACTTGCTATTGAGGATCGAAGAAATCACTCCATTCATTAATCTTTCTTTAACCACTTCTGGTGCCAACTTGAACAGCGCACTCCCATATCAACTTTCTCCTGGTTTATTATTAAAAGCCTCCGATTTCGTTAGCGAGAACAATAGAAAGTATGAAAAGGCAATGAAGAGTAATGAGAAAGGAACAGGTGACAAGGAGATTCTAAAAGTTCAAGTGGGGCCTACATTTGAGGTTACACTATTCTCTATTTTCTATAACCTAACTTCAGAAAACAATGGGCAATCAGGAATTGTTTGGAAAGAGGATATGAAACGTGCAAAAGCAAGGATATATAGATTGAACTCTACAGGCAGAAAGTATGATTATTTTATGAAAATAGAACAAGACTTCAATGACGGTAGATATCATGAGGATGATGACAAAGAAGACACACCACAGGAACTTGCCATAGATCTGAACCATATTAAGAAGCTGTTTTTCAGTGTTTCCGGTAAGCTTCTCCGATTAGAAGAACAGGATTCTCCAGTGTTGGTATTGAAGATTGACCGGAGCGatgacaaagaaaatgagaGCAGTGAAGGAGACAAGGGATTACTCGATGACATTACTTGGTATGCGGTAAGCGGATATGAAGCGATagaggaagatgaagaggaagatgaagaggagGACGAAGAGGAAGGAAAAGACGGAGAAGAAcgaaaggaagaagaagaagaagaaaataaattgGAGGACAAGGATTCGTCGATCACACTACTGGAGTACATCATTCGGCTGACGTCCTTACAAAGTAACGATCAGAAAAGTATATTGGAAGTGAGTGATGAAAGGTTATCTATATATTTGAACGATGAAAATACGAACTCCAGAAAGGATAGAATAAGCAATTCGACAATTGAAGagacagaaaaaaagttaaaaaacCTAAAACTTTAG
- the RAD54 gene encoding DNA-dependent ATPase RAD54 (DNA-dependent ATPase that stimulates strand exchange; modifies the topology of double-stranded DNA; drives ATP-hydrolysis-dependent sequence alignment during homologous recombination; involved in repair of dsDNA breaks during both mitosis and meiosis; promotes strand invasion, catalyzes nucleosome remodeling, and removes Rad51p from dsDNA; member of the SWI/SNF family of DNA translocases; forms nuclear foci upon DNA replication stress), producing MARRRLPDRPPNGIGAGERPRLVPRPINVQDSVNRLTKPFRVPYKNTHIPPAAGRIATGSDNIVGGRSLRKRSATVCYSGLDINADEAEYNSQDISFSQLTKRRKDALSAQRLAKDPTRLSHIQYTLRRSFTVPIKGYVQRHSLPLTLGMKKKITPEPRPLHDPTDEFAIVLYDPSVDGEMIVHDTSMDNKEEESKKMIKSTQEKDNINKEKNSQEERPTQRIGRHPALMTNGVRNKPLRELLGDSENSAENKKKFASVPVVIDPKLAKILRPHQVEGVRFLYRCVTGLVMKDYLEAEAFNTSSEDPLKSDEKALTESQKTEQNNRGAYGCIMADEMGLGKTLQCIALMWTLLRQGPQGKRLIDKCIIVCPSSLVNNWANELIKWLGPNTLTPLAVDGKKSSMGGGNTTVSQAIHAWAQAQGRNIVKPVLIISYETLRRNVDQLKNCNVGLMLADEGHRLKNGDSLTFTALDSISCPRRVILSGTPIQNDLSEYFALLSFSNPGLLGSRAEFRKNFENPILRGRDADATDKEITKGEAQLQKLSTIVSKFIIRRTNDILAKYLPCKYEHVIFVNLKPLQNELYNKLIKSREVKKVVKGVGGSQPLRAIGILKKLCNHPNLLNFEDEFDDEDDLELPDDYNMPGSKARDVQTKYSAKFSILERFLHKIKTESDDKIVLISNYTQTLDLIEKMCRYKHYSAVRLDGTMSINKRQKLVDRFNDPEGQEFIFLLSSKAGGCGINLIGANRLILMDPDWNPAADQQALARVWRDGQKKDCFIYRFISTGTIEEKIFQRQSMKMSLSSCVVDAKEDVERLFSSDNLRQLFQKNENTICETHETYHCKRCNAQGKQLKRAPAMLYGDATTWNHLNHDALEKTNDHLLKNEHHYNDISFAFQYISH from the coding sequence ATGGCAAGACGCAGATTACCAGACAGACCACCAAATGGAATAGGAGCCGGTGAACGGCCGAGACTGGTACCTAGGCCTATTAACGTACAAGACTCGGTGAACCGACTAACGAAACCGTTCAGGGTCCCGTACAAGAACACGCACATCCCGCCCGCTGCTGGTAGAATCGCCACCGGGTCTGATAATATCGTAGGAGGAAGGAGCTTGAGGAAAAGATCAGCGACTGTATGTTATTCCGGCTTGGATATAAATGCGGACGAAGCAGAGTACAACAGCCAAGACATAAGTTTTTCTCAGTTGACTAAACGACGGAAGGATGCTCTTAGTGCTCAAAGGTTGGCCAAGGATCCGACAAGACTGAGTCATATCCAGTACACTTTGAGAAGATCTTTCACTGTGCCAATCAAGGGATATGTACAAAGACACAGTCTGCCATTAACGTTaggaatgaaaaaaaaaattactcCAGAACCTCGACCTCTACATGACCCTACAGACGAATTTGCCATAGTGCTTTATGACCCGTCCGTTGACGGTGAAATGATTGTCCATGACACATCTATGGATAacaaggaagaagaatcaaagaaaatgatcAAAAGCACACAGGAAAAGGATAATATTAACAAGGAAAAGAATAGCCAGGAAGAAAGACCCACACAAAGAATAGGACGCCATCCAGCTTTGATGACAAATGGTGTGAGAAACAAACCGTTACGTGAGCTACTCGGTGATTCGGAAAACTCTGCggaaaacaagaagaaatttgcTAGTGTCCCTGTGGTTATTGATCCAAAACTGGCCAAGATTTTAAGACCCCATCAAGTCGAAGGGGTGAGATTCTTATACCGTTGTGTCACAGGGCTTGTCATGAAAGATTACTTAGAAGCTGAGGCGTTCAACACTTCAAGCGAAGATCCCTTAAAGAGCGACGAGAAGGCACTTACTGAATCTCAAAAGACTGAACAAAACAATAGAGGGGCCTACGGCTGCATCATGGCCGATGAAATGGGGCTGGGTAAGACATTGCAGTGTATAGCACTTATGTGGACATTATTAAGACAGGGCCCGCAGGGTAAAAGACTTATCGACAAATGTATCATTGTTTGTCCATCTTCTTTAGTCAACAACTGGGCTAATGAATTGATAAAATGGTTGGGTCCCAATACTCTAACTCCGTTAGCGGTTGATGGgaaaaaatcttcaatgGGTGGTGGTAATACAACAGTTTCGCAAGCTATTCATGCCTGGGCTCAGGCACAGGGAAGAAATATTGTTAAGCCCGTTTTAATCATATCGTATGAAACATTACGTCGAAATGTTgatcaattgaaaaactgcAATGTGGGTTTAATGCTGGCAGATGAAGGGCACCGTTTGAAAAACGGTGACTCTTTAACATTCACAGCTTTGGATAGCATCAGTTGTCCTAGAAGAGTTATATTATCTGGTACACCCATTCAAAACGATCTTTCCGAATATTTTGCTCTACTGAGTTTTTCGAATCCTGGCTTATTAGGTTCCAGAGCAGAATTTaggaaaaattttgagaatCCAATTTTGCGAGGGCGTGATGCTGATGCTACTGATAAAGAAATCACAAAGGGCGAGGCGCAATTACAGAAGCTATCTACCATTGTCTCCAAATTTATTATCCGTCGTACTAACGATATTTTGGCCAAATATTTGCCTTGCAAGTATGAGCACGTTATTTTCGTAAACTTGAAGCCGTTGCAGAACGAGCTCTACAATAAATTAATTAAGTCAAGAGAAGTGAAAAAAGTAGTAAAAGGTGTTGGTGGGTCTCAGCCCCTGAGGGCTATTGGTATTTTAAAGAAGCTATGTAATCACCCTAATctcttgaattttgaagatgaatttgacgatgaagatgatttGGAACTACCTGACGATTATAATATGCCGGGTTCAAAAGCCAGGGACGTACAAACAAAATATTCAGCtaaattttccattttggaAAGATTTCTCCATAAGATAAAGACCGAATCCGATGATAAGATTGTTTTGATCTCCAACTATACCCAAACCTTGGAcctcattgaaaaaatgtgTAGATATAAGCACTACAGTGCTGTACGGTTGGATGGTACAATGTCAATTAacaaaagacaaaaattGGTGGATAGGTTCAACGATCCTGAAGGCCAAGAGTTCATCTTCCTCTTAAGTTCTAAAGCAGGTGGGTGTGGTATCAATTTGATTGGTGCAAATCGATTAATTTTGATGGATCCGGATTGGAATCCTGCTGCTGATCAACAAGCTTTGGCACGTGTTTGGAGAGACGGTCAAAAAAAGGATTGTTTCATTTACAGATTCATATCGACTGGTACCATAGAggaaaaaatctttcaaagaCAATCTATGAAAATGAGTTTGAGTTCATGCGTGGTCGATGCGAAAGAAGACGTTGAAAGGTTGTTTAGTTCTGACAATTTAAGACAgttgtttcaaaaaaatgagaataCGATATGTGAAACACACGAAACATACCATTGTAAACGTTGTAATGCTCAGGGTAAACAATTAAAGAGAGCCCCTGCAATGTTATATGGTGATGCGACAACTTGGAATCATTTGAACCATGACGCATTggaaaaaacaaatgatCATCTACTAAAAAACGAGCATCATTACAATGATATCAGTTTTGCATTTCAATATATTTCACATTGA
- the SUT1 gene encoding Sut1p (Zn(II)2Cys6 family transcription factor; positively regulates sterol uptake genes under anaerobic conditions; involved in hypoxic gene expression; represses filamentation-inducing genes during vegetative growth; positively regulates mating with SUT2 by repressing expression of genes that act as mating inhibitors; repressed by STE12; relocalizes from the nucleus to the cytoplasm upon DNA replication stress; SUT1 has a paralog, SUT2, that arose from the whole genome duplication), translated as MSTSITVRNRDRSLPPLLLPNVSLLEKDIRRKGTQNVGITDPELLSTTWTRKRAFPTDELLGGYKRLKPAAADSNECAIGIATVTPPPTLPVSAIVPPPQNYTPPLFEYHPHALASMVNEDANASCTQMSIISRSTSNSTTSSATSTSSISKRQRSGPSCDKCRLKKIKCNAKIEILLQDDTIMPMISNKLRYVLTPDDIRLYRGTLLRNIAIPDDVIEGTGSRKLIKHIDKLVLLTPCLPCIKKKHSSSSTNFPKNDKCTFSKGFTRADINISSKISLKFKDKTIYDITYDDYKSIDF; from the coding sequence ATGTCCACAAGCATTACAGTAAGAAATAGAGATCGATCGCTACCACCGCTATTGCTCCCCAATGTTTCCCTGCTAGAAAAAGATATACGGCGTAAAGGCACCCAAAATGTGGGCATCACCGATCCAGAACTCTTGTCGACCACTTGGACGAGGAAGCGGGCTTTTCCGACTGACGAGCTTTTAGGAGGCTATAAGAGATTAAAGCCTGCTGCCGCTGACAGTAATGAGTGCGCTATTGGTATTGCCACGGTGACGCCGCCGCCAACGCTCCCCGTAAGTGCGATTGTTCCCCCTCCACAAAATTACACTCCACCATTGTTTGAGTATCATCCTCATGCTCTTGCTTCCATGGTCAATGAAGACGCTAATGCGTCATGCACTCAAATGTCTATAATTTCGCGCTCAACGAGCAACTCGACAACCTCCTCTGCCACATCTACTAGTTCAATTTCCAAGAGACAAAGAAGTGGCCCAAGTTGTGACAAATGTcgtttgaaaaaaataaaatgtaaTGCGAAAATTGAGATTTTGCTTCAAGACGATACTATAATGCCAATGATCTCGAACAAGTTGCGGTACGTCTTGACTCCTGACGATATTCGGCTATATCGAGGCACGCTGTTGCGGAATATTGCCATACCGGATGATGTCATTGAGGGTACAGGCTCACGCAAGTTGATTAAGCATATTGATAAGTTGGTTTTGCTCACACCTTGTTTACCATGcattaagaaaaagcattcttcttcttccactaatttcccaaaaaatgataaatgtactttttcaaaaggcTTTACCAGAGCTGACATAAACATTTCATCCAAAATCTCCTTAAAATTTAAGGATAAAACCATTTACGACATAACCTATGATGACTATAAAAGCATTGATTTTTAG
- the YIP5 gene encoding Yip5p (Protein that interacts with Rab GTPases; localized to late Golgi vesicles; computational analysis of large-scale protein-protein interaction data suggests a possible role in vesicle-mediated transport) codes for MPSNNSSFLDIDDDLEGVDDFGNEPNPFDDATVPDSPNMNNSTAGKGSEFYNTTGSKAESAPLQGQMDPPAYDQVIGQNDNDGLGRNGLRPGLINYYSKYFQIDLTQFKKRLSAVLTFRNDHNSESNEDNTDLYGAVWITATVVMINFTMSRGLNFIISDVIEGVKTGEDIDRASQFKKLLHSIWLFYGYTFGVPFITMQVLNRDEHSERNRSFKSVPELISVYGYANLIWIPVCVILNILDMSKRLRTVQAIQWAIVALGWAQSSYFLNSQISSNNNTETQSNGKFSLSIIVVVALHTLFCLLFRFIIF; via the coding sequence atGCCGTCCAATAATAGCAGTTTTTTAGATATTGACGATGATCTCGAGGGTGTAGATGATTTTGGCAACGAGCCCAACCCATTTGATGATGCCACCGTACCTGATAGCCCAAACATGAATAACTCGACTGCTGGAAAGGGTAGCGAATTTTATAACACAACGGGCAGTAAGGCAGAATCCGCACCATTACAGGGTCAAATGGACCCACCAGCGTACGACCAAGTGATAGGACAGAATGACAACGACGGTCTTGGGCGTAATGGATTGAGGCCAGGATTGATAAACTACTATTCTAAATACTTCCAGATCGATTTGACGCAGTTCAAAAAGAGATTGTCCGCGGTACTGACGTTTAGAAACGATCATAATTCCGAAAGTAACGAAGATAACACTGATTTATACGGTGCTGTATGGATCACTGCCACGGTGGTAATGATCAATTTTACCATGAGTAGGGGgttaaattttattatcaGTGACGTAATTGAGGGCGTCAAGACTGGTGAGGACATCGACAGGGCCAGTCAGTTTAAGAAGCTACTGCATTCTATTTGGCTATTTTACGGGTACACGTTCGGCGTACCATTTATTACCATGCAAGTATTGAATAGAGATGAGCACTCGGAGCGCAATAGAAGCTTCAAAAGTGTTCCTGAATTGATTTCCGTTTACGGGTACGCTAACTTGATCTGGATACCCGTTTGTGTTATATTGAATATATTGGATATGTCCAAGCGCCTGAGGACTGTTCAAGCAATTCAATGGGCAATTGTGGCTCTTGGGTGGGCACAGTCGTcttatttcttgaattctCAAATATCgagtaataataatacgGAGACACAATCGAACGGGAAATTTTCGCTGTCCATCATCGTTGTCGTTGCGCTGCATACTTTATTCTGTCTATTGTTCAGgtttataatattttga
- the AIM14 gene encoding putative metalloreductase (NADPH oxidase localized to the perinuclear ER; produces superoxide from NADPH; overexpression causes MCA1 dependent apoptosis; likely involved in superoxide-mediated regulation of the actin cytoskeleton; member of a conserved superfamily of NADPH oxidases (NOX enzymes); has similarity to iron/copper reductases (FRE1-8), particularly Fre8p) codes for MKESPLITLVKRHSETHFANIKYGYYVLIISLVYLIGLALLRAFGRRTPSRSSSAFKNKIIYRLYDIDPAIHLGILFFAVLIPFYYHYSLTTQSTVYLKRLGRLSYALIPLNLFLTLRPNWFLRKNCTYTDFIPFHKWFSRIITVIGLLHGIFFIIKWAIDDNVSLKQKLILKTFNFAGFIISILVLFLLICSIGPMRRYNYRLFYIVHNLVNVAFILLTPIHSRPGVKFPFLLLNCTLLFIHIINRIVFAKSLMILNKNANYSKTNLVHVRLPRAILPDYFEPGSHIRISPYRRINPLYWLLPSHPYTIASLAEDNSIDLIIKETSTAEPGSQIESLRSNPKSFHLDQEKTYTLINSYPPSVPEECYSQGTNIAIICGGSGISFALPLFRHFFNKENVKYLKMIWLIKDYSEYELVLDYLKTNGLTFEKKLSNNKRISVFISGEYTAETRLDEITTNIDDENSEYEMGSFNNEDEDLSISNFNSENADSNDNTPETSHSPTKENGSMIEVKSKHSFTLSNELKSFNNESAQVNQNETWLFSCGPPSLLQLSKKYCNDERINFVCETYGL; via the coding sequence ATGAAAGAATCCCCTCTCATAACGTTGGTTAAAAGACATTCCGAGACACATTTTGCCAATATCAAGTATGGGTATTATGTGTTGATAATATCATTGGTCTATCTCATTGGATTGGCTCTTTTGAGAGCTTTCGGAAGGAGAACCCCATCCAGATCGTCGTCagctttcaaaaataagataATTTATCGGTTGTATGATATAGATCCTGCAATTCACTTAGGTATATTGTTTTTTGCAGTCTTGATTCCATTTTATTACCATTACTCTTTGACTACCCAATCTACGGTCTATCTCAAAAGATTAGGGAGGTTGAGTTACGCCTTGATCCCGCTGAACCTATTCCTCACTTTAAGGCCTAATTGGTTCCTTAGGAAAAATTGCACCTACACTGATTTTATACCGTTCCATAAATGGTTTTCACGTATTATCACCGTGATTGGTTTGCTTCATGggattttcttcatcattaaGTGGGCGATAGACGATAATGTCTCTCTAAAGCAAAAATTGATTCTGAAAACTTTCAATTTTGCGGGATTCATAATATCAATATTGgtactttttttacttaTTTGCTCGATTGGGCCAATGAGAAGATACAACTATCGTTTGTTTTACATCGTACATAACCTGGTGAACGTGGCCTTCATCTTACTCACCCCAATACACTCTAGGCCAGGTGTTAAGTTCCCATTTCTTCTACTAAACTGTACCCTATTATTCATTCATATTATCAATAGAATAGTATTTGCGAAATCcttgatgattttgaataagAATGCgaattattcaaaaacaaatttagTCCATGTAAGATTGCCCAGGGCTATTCTTCCAGATTATTTTGAACCAGGGTCGCATATTAGAATAAGCCCTTACAGAAGAATTAATCCCCTCTATTGGTTGCTACCATCGCATCCATACACAATTGCGTCTTTGGCAGAAGACAATTCAATTGATCTTATTATAAAGGAAACCTCTACAGCCGAGCCAGGTAGCCAGATAGAGTCTCTTCGTAGTAATCCAAAATCCTTTCATTtagatcaagaaaaaaccTATACTTTGATTAATAGTTATCCTCCCTCTGTACCCGAAGAATGTTATTCTCAAGGCACGAATATAGCTATTATATGTGGTGGGTCTGGTATATCTTTTGCCCTACCACTATTTAggcatttttttaacaagGAGAATGTAAAATACTTGAAAATGATCTGGCTGATAAAAGATTACTCTGAATATGAACTTGTTTTGGATTATCTCAAGACAAATGGGTTGacttttgagaaaaaactCTCGAATAATAAGAGGATTTCAGTATTTATTAGTGGAGAATACACGGCGGAAACACGGTTAGACGAAATTACGACCAATATCGACGATGAAAACTCAGAATATGAAATGGGATCTTTCAACaatgaagacgaagacCTTTCGATTTCTAATTTCAATTCAGAAAATGCGGACAGCAATGACAATACGCCAGAGACAAGTCATAGCCCCACAAAAGAGAATGGAAGCATGATCGAGGTAAAATCCAAACACAGTTTTACTCTTTCCAACGAATTGAAGAGCTTCAACAATGAAAGTGCACAAGTGAACCAAAATGAAACATGGTTGTTTTCATGTGGTCCTCCCTCGTTATTACAATTGtctaaaaaatattgtaaCGATGAAAGGATCAACTTTGTCTGTGAGACTTACGGATTATGA
- a CDS encoding uncharacterized protein (hypothetical protein; deletion mutant has no detectable phenotype) → MNNSIITDDEVREFYLNCSSQTIIESLLSLHESLRLYSQNHEILLNRMFKKLDETNADSNISHIFMPVVSKDFSGIKILVNNNNKNFQGVINVIEPETGKLIGCFEAKQITAIRTALASCIGLYKQLSCSHDKLFRFENGTCYLTCFGTGLQAFWHIYIAIKLIMSGIVGESLKLVEINILYHNNMMSLDRLKSLKNLFGSNIKIELNQYQINDISSEGNGAVSNSDIIFGCLPTLEPNLFLRQLLNSKASVEQKHTYISLIGSYKPVMHECDKELIDKFKSDNESACILVDSREHTLLESGELIDSNIAPHNLIEIGELDTLKNTVLNLNEKGCKRTITLCKIVGLAVMDVALAKEFLSLRTKNTENKE, encoded by the coding sequence ATGAACAATTCCATAATTACTGATGATGAGGTTAGAGAGTTTTACTTAAACTGCTCTTCTCAAACAATTATTGAATCTCTTCTCAGCTTGCACGAGTCATTGAGATTATATTCTCAAAACCATGAGATACTGCTCAATAGgatgttcaaaaaattggatgAAACCAATGCAGACTCTAACATATCCCATATATTCATGCCTGTTGTGAGCAAGGATTTTTcaggaataaaaattcttgtgaataacaacaacaaaaattttcaaggtGTGATAAATGTTATTGAGCCTGAAACAGGAAAATTAATCGGATGTTTTGAGGCTAAACAAATTACCGCTATAAGAACTGCCCTTGCATCGTGTATCGGTTTATATAAGCAACTCTCATGTTCCCATGATAAGTTGtttagatttgaaaatggcACTTGCTATTTAACATGTTTTGGTACCGGTCTCCAAGCATTTTGGCACATATACATAGCTATTAAACTAATCATGTCAGGGATTGTTGGCGAATCTTTGAAGTTAGTTGAAATAAACATACTATATCACAATAACATGATGAGTTTGGATCGTTtgaaatcattgaaaaacttATTTGGAAGTAATATAAAGATAGAGCTTAATCAGTATCAAATAAACGACATCAGTTCAGAAGGTAATGGCGCTGTTTCTAACAGTGATATTATCTTTGGTTGTCTACCTACTCTAGAGCCCAACTTGTTTTTGAGGCAGTTGCTAAACAGTAAAGCTTCTGTGGAGCAGAAACATACTTATATCTCATTAATTGGAAGTTACAAACCAGTGATGCACGAATGCGATAAGGAGTTGATTGATAAGTTCAAATCTGATAATGAAAGCGCTTGCATTTTGGTAGATTCAAGGGAACATACTTTATTGGAATCTGGAGAATTAATCGATTCCAATATCGCTCCACATAATCTCATCGAAATTGGTGAATTagatactttgaaaaacacagttttgaatttgaacgAAAAGGGCTGCAAAAGAACTATCACCTTGTGTAAAATTGTTGGTCTAGCGGTTATGGACGTGGCGCTTGCTAAGGAATTCTTAAGCTTGAGAACAAAAAACACAGAAAACAAGGAATAA